A stretch of Spirosoma oryzicola DNA encodes these proteins:
- a CDS encoding PA-phosphatase has translation MNKSLSIMFLSAVLVWVSGCKEPIIDEGILPFSEPATVDADGGNWRTIVLPSAAAINVPQPDAVTSDAYKSEFAQVRNGVARLEPEKITAINYWAVGGVKRWNQIARLLVAKYSVESGNPQEATNSPVSAPFAARLYAALSVAQYDAMVVAWRAKYQYNRPSLLDQGVTTRLPIANVPSYPSEDAAIAEVSCQMLAYFFPNETAWLKTKATEHKQSRIWNGANVPSDIKGGEDLGAAVTAKVIDRVKNDRFSVANDPNNTWTNVLAKAPYDVKWSSLFIPARTPVAPLAGNVKTWLDSTAVRKSLTSVPPATTSATFQNDLNEVRTIASVRTREQSRIAGKWDDGVGTYTIPGHWNLIAEEYIQQYRQNELRAARTYALVNRALQDGGTACWAAKYTYFVPRPSQIDPTIRTATIIPNTPAYPSEQATFASAATAVLLYLFPDEATELNAQVTEATQAELYSGTAYRFANEEGSRLGTAVGKLAVESAKGDGAK, from the coding sequence ATGAATAAGTCTTTGTCCATAATGTTTCTGAGTGCGGTCCTTGTGTGGGTATCGGGTTGTAAAGAACCGATAATTGACGAGGGCATTTTGCCGTTCAGTGAACCCGCTACCGTAGATGCCGACGGTGGTAACTGGCGTACGATTGTCCTGCCATCAGCGGCTGCTATCAATGTTCCGCAACCGGATGCCGTTACATCCGATGCGTATAAAAGTGAATTTGCCCAGGTTAGGAACGGTGTGGCCAGACTGGAGCCAGAGAAAATCACGGCCATCAATTACTGGGCTGTTGGGGGTGTCAAGCGCTGGAATCAGATTGCGCGGCTGCTGGTGGCTAAGTACAGTGTAGAGTCAGGTAATCCGCAGGAGGCAACGAATTCGCCTGTTAGCGCGCCATTTGCCGCCCGACTTTATGCCGCCCTCAGCGTAGCACAGTACGATGCGATGGTTGTCGCCTGGCGGGCTAAGTACCAGTATAACCGGCCATCGCTGCTGGATCAGGGGGTAACCACGCGCTTGCCCATCGCCAACGTTCCTTCGTACCCCTCGGAAGATGCTGCCATCGCCGAAGTGTCCTGCCAGATGCTGGCCTATTTCTTTCCGAACGAAACCGCCTGGCTTAAAACAAAAGCTACCGAACACAAACAAAGCCGAATTTGGAACGGAGCCAACGTACCGAGCGACATAAAAGGAGGGGAGGATCTGGGAGCCGCCGTAACCGCAAAAGTAATTGATCGGGTCAAAAATGATCGGTTCAGCGTCGCCAACGACCCGAACAACACGTGGACGAATGTACTGGCGAAAGCGCCTTATGACGTAAAATGGAGCAGCCTGTTTATTCCTGCCCGGACTCCGGTAGCCCCGCTGGCCGGAAACGTAAAAACCTGGCTTGACTCAACGGCTGTTAGAAAGAGTCTTACATCTGTACCGCCAGCTACCACGTCAGCCACATTTCAGAATGATTTAAACGAAGTGCGTACAATTGCCAGCGTGCGCACCCGCGAACAGTCGCGTATTGCGGGAAAATGGGACGACGGTGTTGGGACGTACACCATTCCCGGCCATTGGAACCTGATCGCCGAAGAATACATCCAGCAGTACCGGCAGAACGAACTGCGGGCCGCCCGAACTTACGCGCTGGTGAACCGCGCTTTGCAGGATGGCGGTACGGCTTGCTGGGCAGCCAAGTATACTTACTTTGTACCGCGTCCTTCGCAGATCGACCCGACGATCAGAACCGCAACGATCATTCCCAACACGCCCGCTTACCCGTCTGAACAGGCCACGTTCGCATCCGCTGCTACAGCCGTTCTGCTTTATCTGTTTCCCGACGAAGCGACTGAACTGAACGCCCAGGTTACCGAAGCGACGCAGGCAGAGCTGTATAGCGGTACTGCGTATCGGTTCGCCAACGAAGAAGGATCTAGACTCGGTACGGCTGTTGGTAAACTTGCGGTCGAGTCGGCAAAAGGCGATGGCGCGAAGTAA
- a CDS encoding M16 family metallopeptidase: MEDYEVYTLPNGIRIAHKQIPHTQIAHCGIMLDIGSRDEQPHQQGLAHFWEHMAFKGTEKRKSYHIITRLETVGGELNAYTTKEKVCFHASVLGVHFEKAAELLADITFHSIFPEKQIERERGVVLEEMAMYYDSPEDAIQDDFDELVFPNHALGGNILGTNETVSSFRREDLQRFIAENYDTSRIVFASVSNLPFKQVIKIAEKYLRDVPTQHSSRQRKTPTDYIPRHTRVERPITQAQCALGRPAYGLTDPRRLPFFMLVNLLGGPGMNSRLNLNLREKYGLVYSIDASYTPYLDTGFLGIYFGTDPKKVDRAHSLINKELKRLREEPLTTLQLHQTKEQLIGQLAMAEESNNSFMLMMAKSLLDIDRVEALNDIFNDIKAVTADELQTLAQEVFEESQFSSLTFVPEK; the protein is encoded by the coding sequence ATGGAAGATTACGAAGTATATACCCTGCCCAATGGCATCCGAATTGCTCATAAACAGATTCCGCATACCCAGATCGCTCACTGCGGGATCATGCTCGATATCGGAAGCCGCGATGAACAACCCCACCAGCAGGGATTAGCCCATTTCTGGGAACATATGGCCTTCAAAGGTACAGAGAAACGAAAATCGTACCACATTATCACACGACTAGAAACGGTTGGTGGTGAATTAAACGCGTATACAACGAAAGAAAAAGTTTGTTTTCACGCGTCGGTGCTGGGTGTTCACTTCGAGAAGGCAGCCGAACTGCTGGCCGACATTACGTTTCACTCGATCTTCCCCGAAAAACAGATCGAGCGCGAACGGGGTGTTGTTCTGGAAGAAATGGCCATGTATTACGACTCGCCGGAAGATGCGATTCAGGACGATTTCGATGAGCTGGTGTTTCCAAATCATGCGTTAGGGGGCAATATTCTTGGTACCAATGAAACGGTTAGTTCATTCCGGCGCGAAGACCTGCAACGGTTCATCGCAGAAAACTATGATACGAGCCGGATTGTATTTGCTTCAGTGAGCAACCTGCCGTTCAAGCAAGTTATTAAAATAGCCGAAAAATACCTTCGCGATGTACCGACGCAGCATTCGTCCCGTCAGCGTAAGACGCCCACGGATTATATTCCCCGGCATACGCGGGTAGAGCGTCCCATCACACAGGCTCAGTGCGCGCTTGGCCGGCCCGCCTATGGCTTGACCGATCCGCGCCGACTACCGTTTTTCATGCTTGTCAACCTGCTGGGCGGACCGGGTATGAATTCTCGACTTAACCTCAACTTACGTGAGAAATACGGCTTGGTTTATTCCATCGACGCCAGCTACACGCCTTATCTCGACACAGGTTTTCTGGGTATTTATTTTGGCACCGACCCGAAGAAAGTAGACCGGGCGCATAGCTTGATCAACAAAGAGCTGAAACGTCTTCGTGAAGAACCGCTTACTACCTTGCAGCTTCACCAGACCAAGGAGCAGCTCATTGGACAGTTGGCGATGGCCGAAGAAAGCAACAATAGCTTTATGCTGATGATGGCCAAGAGCCTGCTCGACATCGACCGGGTAGAAGCGCTGAACGACATCTTCAATGACATCAAAGCTGTTACGGCGGATGAACTGCAAACGCTGGCCCAGGAAGTTTTCGAAGAAAGCCAGTTCAGTTCATTGACGTTCGTACCGGAGAAATAA
- a CDS encoding alpha-1,4-glucan--maltose-1-phosphate maltosyltransferase: MPAATESTSLSAADSFRSGQSRVVIEHVSPEIDGGRFPIKAVPGDVIAVEADIFADGHDYLTAKLLYKHATDADWTETAMTLLVNDRWGASFVVEKQGRYAYTIEGWVDHPASWQHEIHLKVADGQRITSELLAGAQYLDGMIQRAGGKLPGKEKKKTSVSTVEESADVKSLRDMAALFRDENRYDEAVSVAESDQFTFFANRYPERQHPTRYSHELGIEVDRARAGFSTWYCLFPRSASQAEGPGGEPVHGTFRDVEALLPRISQMGFDVLYLPPIHPIGMAHRKGKNNSVICQPGEPGVPYGIGSSEGGHDAIHPDLGTVDEFKHLIAISANYGMEVAMDLAIQCSPDHPWAKEHPEWFKKRPDGTIQYAENPPKKYQDIYPVYFETEDWQNLWNELKRVLLVWASWGVRIVRVDNPHTKPFSFWEWVIAEVKREFPDMIFLSEAFTKPKVMQELAKRGFAHSYTYYTWRNTKAELQEYLTELTQSEMKHYFRPNFWPTTHDINPYSLQSGHEPQFLIRYFMAATLSSNYGIYGPSFELMEHVPFPNKEEYLNSEKYEIRRWDWNKTNKLTYLITLVNRIRHENTALQKTNNLTFCNASDDAIMAYLKTSGDNRLLIVVNTDAYNRRAATIQVPIWQLGIAPDQEYTVHDLLTQAYYTWRGEWNYVELDPYALPMHLFRIEL, from the coding sequence ATGCCAGCAGCAACCGAATCCACTTCTTTATCGGCCGCAGATTCGTTTCGTTCCGGTCAGTCGCGAGTGGTCATTGAGCATGTGTCCCCCGAAATTGACGGTGGGCGTTTTCCCATAAAAGCAGTACCGGGCGATGTAATTGCCGTCGAAGCCGACATTTTTGCGGACGGACACGATTATCTAACGGCCAAGTTGCTTTATAAGCACGCGACCGATGCCGATTGGACTGAAACCGCGATGACTTTGCTTGTCAATGACCGCTGGGGCGCGTCATTCGTCGTGGAAAAGCAAGGACGCTATGCATATACCATTGAAGGGTGGGTCGATCACCCGGCCTCGTGGCAGCACGAAATTCACTTGAAAGTAGCCGATGGTCAGCGGATTACCAGTGAGCTATTGGCGGGCGCACAGTATCTGGATGGAATGATTCAGCGAGCGGGTGGCAAACTGCCGGGCAAAGAAAAAAAGAAAACATCGGTCTCGACCGTCGAGGAGTCAGCCGATGTTAAGTCTCTCCGCGATATGGCCGCTTTGTTTCGCGACGAAAATCGCTACGACGAAGCTGTTTCCGTTGCTGAAAGCGATCAGTTCACGTTCTTCGCGAATCGCTACCCCGAACGTCAGCATCCTACGCGCTACAGTCATGAACTCGGAATCGAAGTGGACCGGGCAAGGGCCGGATTCAGCACTTGGTATTGTTTGTTTCCGCGCTCGGCATCGCAGGCAGAAGGACCCGGTGGCGAGCCTGTCCATGGGACATTCCGGGATGTGGAAGCGTTGTTGCCCCGCATTTCACAGATGGGTTTTGATGTGTTGTATCTGCCGCCCATTCACCCGATTGGGATGGCTCACCGGAAAGGGAAAAACAACTCGGTTATTTGTCAGCCGGGCGAACCGGGTGTTCCGTATGGGATTGGTTCGTCTGAGGGTGGACACGACGCGATCCACCCTGATCTAGGTACTGTTGATGAGTTTAAGCACCTCATTGCTATTTCGGCCAACTACGGGATGGAGGTCGCTATGGACCTTGCCATTCAGTGTTCACCCGATCACCCTTGGGCCAAAGAACATCCAGAGTGGTTCAAAAAACGTCCCGACGGTACGATCCAGTACGCCGAAAACCCACCCAAAAAATACCAGGATATTTATCCGGTTTACTTCGAAACCGAAGATTGGCAAAACCTGTGGAATGAGCTAAAGCGCGTTCTGTTGGTATGGGCTTCGTGGGGGGTGCGCATCGTGCGGGTCGATAATCCACATACCAAACCATTTAGTTTCTGGGAGTGGGTTATCGCGGAGGTGAAGCGCGAGTTTCCGGACATGATCTTTCTTTCGGAAGCGTTCACAAAACCGAAAGTGATGCAGGAGTTAGCCAAACGGGGGTTTGCGCATTCGTACACCTACTACACCTGGCGCAACACAAAAGCGGAGTTGCAGGAGTACCTGACCGAGTTGACGCAGAGCGAAATGAAGCATTATTTTCGCCCCAACTTCTGGCCGACGACGCACGATATCAACCCGTATAGTCTGCAATCAGGCCATGAGCCGCAATTCCTGATTCGCTATTTTATGGCGGCAACGCTATCCAGTAATTATGGCATCTATGGTCCATCTTTCGAACTGATGGAACACGTGCCGTTCCCAAATAAGGAAGAGTACCTGAATTCCGAGAAGTACGAAATTCGGCGGTGGGACTGGAACAAAACAAACAAGCTTACGTACCTGATCACGCTTGTCAACCGGATTCGCCATGAGAACACAGCGTTGCAAAAAACAAACAACCTGACGTTCTGCAACGCGAGTGACGATGCTATTATGGCGTATCTGAAAACGTCGGGTGATAACCGACTGCTGATCGTTGTCAATACCGATGCCTACAACCGGCGGGCCGCTACCATCCAAGTACCCATCTGGCAACTGGGTATTGCACCCGATCAGGAATACACGGTACACGACCTGCTAACGCAGGCCTATTACACCTGGCGTGGCGAATGGAACTACGTTGAGCTGGACCCCTACGCGCTGCCAATGCACCTGTTCAGAATCGAGCTGTAA
- a CDS encoding glycosyltransferase family 9 protein, whose translation MITVTNSPRFLICQTAFIGDVILATALLEQLRLARPDAVLDVLVRKGNESLLANHPFINEVLIWEKKDGKYRSLWRLLGLIRSRNYDVMLNLQRFGTTGLLTALSKAGITIGFANNPFSRFFTYRIEHHIEPGVHEVQRNAQFLKPLRLQAPVAQPKLYPSGADYETVRPYQTRPYICMAPTSVWFTKQYPAERWVELIQKLPSDSTIYLLGAPTDAPVCDTILAQVGRPAGAVINLAGKLSLLQSAALQQGARMNYVNDSAPMHLCSAMNAPTTAIFCSTVPEFGFGPLADQSRVVQTREELECKPCTLHGKSACPLGHYACAWGISVDELATF comes from the coding sequence ATGATAACCGTAACCAATTCGCCCCGGTTCCTGATCTGTCAAACTGCCTTCATTGGCGATGTGATTTTGGCTACGGCTCTGTTGGAACAGCTTCGTCTGGCCCGGCCCGATGCCGTACTGGACGTACTGGTTCGCAAAGGTAACGAGAGTCTGCTGGCAAATCATCCGTTTATTAATGAGGTATTGATCTGGGAAAAAAAAGACGGTAAATATCGCAGCCTCTGGCGATTACTTGGCCTTATCCGCTCCCGCAACTATGACGTTATGCTAAACCTTCAGCGGTTTGGTACAACGGGGTTGCTGACGGCTTTGTCGAAAGCAGGGATAACGATTGGCTTTGCGAATAATCCCTTTTCTCGGTTCTTTACGTACCGTATCGAGCACCACATCGAACCCGGTGTACACGAGGTCCAGCGAAACGCCCAGTTTCTAAAACCGCTTCGGTTGCAGGCTCCTGTTGCGCAGCCTAAGCTGTATCCGTCTGGCGCTGATTACGAAACCGTCCGCCCTTACCAGACTCGTCCCTACATCTGCATGGCACCAACATCGGTGTGGTTTACCAAGCAGTATCCCGCCGAGCGTTGGGTTGAGCTAATCCAGAAACTACCTTCCGACTCGACGATTTATTTACTGGGTGCACCCACCGACGCGCCGGTCTGCGATACCATCCTTGCGCAAGTCGGTCGACCAGCGGGAGCAGTCATTAATCTGGCTGGTAAACTAAGCTTGTTGCAGTCTGCCGCTTTGCAGCAAGGGGCCAGAATGAATTACGTGAACGATTCCGCCCCGATGCACCTGTGTTCAGCGATGAACGCGCCCACTACGGCCATCTTCTGTTCGACAGTGCCGGAATTTGGTTTTGGACCACTAGCGGATCAGTCAAGAGTGGTACAGACGCGCGAAGAACTGGAGTGTAAACCCTGCACCTTGCACGGTAAATCGGCGTGCCCGCTGGGTCATTACGCCTGTGCCTGGGGAATCTCCGTGGATGAACTGGCAACGTTTTAA
- a CDS encoding TonB-dependent receptor family protein: protein MKKSQIRIDYALIIAMVALAGQLYAQKMTNKGEAGNKPVSDSLPTRTLSQVTVKGVKPVVVESLPEVYGTYLMGGKRSEVIKLADVDANVAEKTPRQVFARIPGVFVYDMDGTGNQINIATRGLDPHRSWENNIRQNGVITNSDMYGYPASHYSAPMESIERVEFVRGTASLQYGAQFGGMLNYVTKRADSTRRFGFETVNSVGSYGLLSTYNAIGGRVGKWTYYAYYYRRHSDGYRQNSRSDAEAQLGRLHYQANERLGITAEVGRSTYTYQIPGPLTDAMFAQDPRQSTRSRNYFNPDIYVPSIKVDWQLSDRTRLLWTTSAVLGARNSVQLDAFATVPDTINRATGQYRARQVDIDNFHSYTTEVRLMHQYQLGNVNATAAAGVQLISTDLHRRQQGAGTTASDFDLTLTSPFRRDLHFRTKNLAAFAESQFHLTNRLTVSPGIRIENGQTEMRGTITYYQPENLPTDISHKFALLGVNAQYRINDAVKVYGGWAQAYRPVIFKDIIPTSVYERIDKNLKDAYGYNAEVGIEGRWQGLHLNLTVFDLLYRNRLGTLLLTNTDGTNYIFRTNIGDSRSTGVEALIEAQLLRTEKILISGFTSTAYNNARYLNGQVSAGTENRTVKGNQVESAPRWTSRNGVTARYGSASLTLQYSYVSETFSDALNTPTASANGAVGPVPSYALVDLNGTWRIGRQLTLRGSVNNLLNKQYFTKRPTFYPGPGVWPSDGRSAVLTVGLTI from the coding sequence ATGAAGAAATCACAAATAAGAATTGATTACGCATTGATAATAGCGATGGTCGCTCTGGCAGGGCAGCTATACGCGCAGAAAATGACTAACAAAGGGGAAGCTGGCAACAAGCCCGTTTCTGATTCGTTGCCCACCCGTACCCTGAGTCAGGTGACGGTTAAGGGAGTAAAGCCAGTTGTCGTAGAATCACTGCCCGAAGTCTACGGCACGTATCTGATGGGTGGTAAGCGGAGCGAAGTGATCAAGCTGGCTGATGTGGACGCAAACGTAGCTGAGAAGACGCCCCGGCAGGTATTTGCCCGGATTCCGGGTGTGTTTGTGTACGATATGGATGGAACAGGAAATCAAATCAATATAGCGACTCGTGGACTGGACCCACACCGTTCCTGGGAGAATAACATTCGGCAGAATGGAGTAATCACCAATTCGGATATGTACGGTTACCCAGCCAGTCATTACTCCGCCCCGATGGAAAGCATCGAACGGGTTGAATTCGTGCGTGGAACCGCTTCGCTACAGTACGGAGCCCAATTTGGAGGGATGCTAAACTACGTAACCAAACGAGCCGATAGTACACGGCGTTTTGGTTTTGAAACGGTTAACTCTGTTGGGTCGTATGGCTTGTTGAGCACGTATAACGCCATCGGTGGTCGGGTCGGGAAATGGACTTACTACGCGTACTACTACCGTCGTCATTCGGATGGATACCGGCAAAATAGCCGGTCGGATGCCGAAGCGCAATTAGGGCGGTTGCATTACCAGGCTAATGAGCGGTTGGGAATAACGGCGGAGGTGGGACGCTCTACCTACACCTACCAGATTCCGGGGCCGCTAACCGATGCCATGTTTGCGCAGGACCCGCGCCAGTCGACCCGAAGCCGGAATTATTTTAACCCGGATATTTACGTACCGTCGATCAAAGTAGACTGGCAGCTATCGGATCGGACCCGGTTGCTCTGGACGACTTCGGCGGTGCTGGGCGCTCGTAACAGCGTACAACTGGATGCATTTGCGACCGTACCCGACACCATTAACCGCGCTACGGGACAATACAGAGCCCGTCAGGTTGATATCGACAATTTTCACAGCTACACAACCGAAGTACGCCTGATGCATCAGTACCAACTTGGTAACGTCAATGCAACCGCGGCTGCGGGCGTTCAGCTGATTAGCACGGATTTACATCGACGTCAGCAGGGCGCAGGAACGACAGCCAGTGATTTCGATTTGACGCTGACCAGTCCGTTTCGTCGTGACCTGCATTTCCGGACCAAAAACCTGGCGGCATTTGCCGAAAGCCAGTTTCACCTGACGAATCGGTTAACGGTTTCACCGGGTATTCGGATCGAAAACGGCCAGACCGAAATGCGCGGTACGATTACGTACTACCAGCCCGAAAATCTGCCGACCGACATCAGCCACAAATTTGCTTTGTTGGGCGTCAACGCTCAGTACCGTATCAACGATGCCGTGAAAGTGTACGGTGGCTGGGCGCAGGCTTACCGTCCTGTTATCTTCAAAGACATTATTCCTACATCGGTTTACGAACGGATTGACAAGAATCTGAAAGACGCGTATGGCTACAATGCGGAAGTCGGTATCGAAGGCCGTTGGCAAGGGTTACACCTGAATCTGACGGTTTTTGATCTGTTGTACCGCAACCGTCTAGGAACGCTGTTGCTGACCAACACGGACGGTACGAACTATATTTTCCGTACAAACATTGGTGACAGCCGCAGCACAGGTGTCGAAGCGCTTATCGAAGCCCAGCTGCTCCGCACGGAGAAGATACTGATCAGTGGTTTCACGTCAACGGCTTATAACAACGCCCGCTATCTGAACGGTCAGGTGTCGGCGGGTACAGAGAACCGGACGGTTAAAGGGAATCAGGTAGAGTCGGCACCGCGTTGGACCAGCCGCAATGGCGTCACAGCGCGTTACGGTTCCGCCAGTCTAACCCTGCAATACAGTTACGTGAGTGAAACGTTCTCCGACGCGCTGAATACGCCAACCGCATCAGCGAACGGAGCTGTTGGACCCGTGCCCTCGTATGCGCTGGTCGATTTGAACGGCACCTGGCGCATCGGTCGTCAACTCACCCTGCGTGGCAGTGTTAACAACCTCTTAAACAAGCAATACTTTACCAAACGTCCTACATTTTACCCTGGACCGGGCGTATGGCCTTCCGACGGTCGGAGTGCGGTGTTGACGGTTGGCCTTACCATCTAA
- a CDS encoding M28 family metallopeptidase: MPGIALRFLLFLILITRQTHAQPALSRLVVSDSLLKNHVYALADKRFEGRQTGTKGQQEASLYCVRSFRQSHLSAVFSLDSLRGSLRQPFFYSRSRIKPFGARSGLAASSYEQYELISPPLTTDDSSQVIMGHNVAGLLIGTDLKKEILVLSAHYDHLGQNGDEIYHGADDNASGTAALLSIASLFDSLAQKGIRSRRSLLFVLFSGEEQGLLGSKHFVNNSPIPLQQFIADLNIDMVGRTDFKHRKNHNYCYLIAGKNDDMLRKTADAANKQSVAIDLDYAHDSENDPNQYFYRSDHYNFARFGIPVMFFSDGEHPDYHRPWDTADKINYGVLQKRATLVFQTAWLLANPPQ; the protein is encoded by the coding sequence ATGCCTGGAATTGCTTTACGTTTCTTACTTTTTTTGATACTGATTACTCGTCAAACTCACGCGCAACCGGCTCTTTCCCGGCTTGTGGTGTCGGATTCGTTACTCAAAAACCATGTTTATGCCCTAGCCGATAAGCGTTTCGAAGGTCGTCAAACGGGTACAAAGGGGCAACAGGAAGCGTCTCTGTATTGTGTCCGCTCCTTTCGCCAAAGCCATTTGTCCGCCGTGTTTAGCCTCGATTCGCTTAGAGGTTCTTTACGCCAACCGTTTTTCTATTCACGGAGCCGTATCAAGCCATTCGGTGCCCGATCAGGGCTTGCCGCCAGTTCATACGAACAGTACGAGTTGATTTCTCCTCCGTTGACCACCGACGATAGCAGTCAAGTCATTATGGGACACAACGTAGCTGGTCTTCTTATCGGTACTGATTTGAAAAAAGAGATACTGGTGCTGTCTGCCCACTACGATCATCTGGGTCAGAATGGGGACGAGATTTACCACGGGGCCGATGATAATGCCTCGGGCACAGCGGCCCTGTTGAGTATCGCTTCTTTATTCGACAGCTTAGCGCAAAAGGGTATTCGAAGCCGCCGGAGCTTACTGTTTGTGCTCTTTTCGGGCGAAGAACAAGGATTGCTTGGGTCGAAACACTTTGTCAACAATAGCCCTATTCCCTTACAGCAATTTATTGCTGATCTGAATATAGACATGGTAGGACGAACGGACTTCAAACACCGGAAAAATCATAACTATTGCTATTTGATCGCGGGAAAAAACGACGACATGCTGCGTAAAACCGCCGATGCGGCCAACAAACAATCCGTCGCCATTGACCTGGATTATGCACACGATAGCGAGAATGATCCAAATCAATATTTCTACCGATCTGACCACTACAACTTTGCCCGGTTCGGTATACCCGTGATGTTCTTTTCGGACGGTGAACACCCCGATTACCACCGCCCCTGGGATACAGCGGACAAGATAAATTACGGTGTCTTGCAAAAACGGGCTACGTTGGTCTTTCAGACAGCCTGGCTATTAGCCAACCCACCTCAATAA
- a CDS encoding phosphatase PAP2 family protein produces MKKLSQFLLITSVAAGLSTAFLSCDKGIDEPQVQAYTPANLDEKASNWKTYVLASPADIVVDAPKAVGSTEYQAELASLKQKTTNLTASQQDAVTYWGAGAVYRWNEIGRELCARYNIPPASTADGKYPVPDAANPLADPRFPFANPPYSARALAYLSVAQYDALVSTWYYKYKYNRISPDKADASIKPLLATSALPSYPSEDAVVATASVVILKAMFPGEVAYLDAKLAEHRNSRLWAGVNVESDLTAGEALGTAVAAKIMGRAKADGMSTSNNQTVTAGMIQAAKERGLKDVWVSQESPARPPMLPNYGSVQTWNFDKKTLVSMRPPAPPELNSAEYNTDFSELSKINKSQTREQARVANFWSDGPGSYTPPGHWHRTAANAGHDAKYSEVRMARMLALLGTTEMDAAIGCWEAKYYYYYPRPQQFGMKTSVGLPNFPSYPSGHSTFSGAAATVLAYIFPDKADEFKAQANEASLSRIYGLIHYRFDSEKGVDHGNAIGAYAIARGKADGSGL; encoded by the coding sequence ATGAAAAAGTTAAGTCAATTTTTACTAATTACGAGTGTTGCCGCTGGTTTGTCGACAGCATTTTTGTCGTGCGACAAAGGCATCGATGAGCCACAGGTTCAGGCTTACACACCCGCTAATCTTGACGAAAAAGCAAGTAACTGGAAAACATACGTACTGGCATCACCCGCTGATATAGTTGTGGACGCACCCAAAGCGGTGGGGTCTACTGAATATCAGGCTGAACTGGCCAGTTTAAAACAAAAAACGACCAACCTGACAGCCAGCCAGCAGGATGCCGTAACCTACTGGGGAGCCGGTGCCGTGTATCGCTGGAACGAAATCGGGCGTGAATTGTGCGCTCGTTACAATATTCCACCTGCTTCGACAGCCGATGGAAAATACCCCGTACCGGACGCGGCCAACCCGCTGGCGGACCCAAGGTTTCCGTTTGCGAATCCACCGTATTCGGCTCGTGCTCTGGCTTATTTGAGCGTAGCGCAGTACGACGCCCTGGTATCGACCTGGTATTACAAATACAAGTACAACCGGATTTCGCCCGATAAAGCGGATGCTTCCATCAAACCGTTGCTGGCTACGTCGGCTCTCCCATCGTACCCATCCGAAGATGCGGTTGTGGCTACGGCTTCGGTGGTTATTCTGAAAGCTATGTTTCCCGGCGAAGTAGCCTATCTGGATGCTAAACTGGCCGAGCATCGCAACAGCCGTCTGTGGGCGGGTGTGAACGTCGAGAGTGATCTGACCGCCGGTGAGGCACTCGGTACGGCTGTAGCGGCAAAAATAATGGGTCGGGCCAAAGCCGATGGGATGAGCACGTCGAACAACCAGACCGTGACGGCGGGGATGATTCAGGCGGCCAAAGAGCGTGGACTCAAAGATGTCTGGGTAAGTCAGGAGAGTCCGGCGCGTCCACCGATGTTGCCCAATTACGGCTCGGTTCAGACCTGGAATTTTGACAAGAAAACCTTGGTCAGCATGCGCCCACCCGCACCACCGGAGCTGAACAGTGCCGAATACAACACTGATTTTTCGGAGTTGAGTAAGATCAACAAAAGCCAAACCCGCGAACAGGCTCGTGTTGCGAACTTCTGGTCTGATGGTCCGGGCAGTTACACCCCTCCCGGTCACTGGCACCGTACGGCGGCCAACGCAGGCCATGATGCAAAATACAGCGAAGTCCGCATGGCGCGTATGCTGGCGTTGCTGGGTACGACCGAAATGGACGCTGCCATCGGTTGCTGGGAAGCAAAGTACTACTACTATTATCCTCGTCCGCAACAATTCGGTATGAAAACATCGGTCGGGCTGCCCAACTTTCCTTCGTACCCATCCGGTCACTCGACCTTCTCGGGCGCAGCCGCTACGGTGTTAGCCTATATTTTTCCTGATAAGGCCGATGAATTTAAGGCACAGGCCAACGAGGCATCTTTGTCGCGGATATATGGCTTGATTCACTATCGGTTCGATTCCGAAAAAGGGGTAGACCACGGCAATGCGATTGGCGCTTATGCCATCGCTCGTGGCAAAGCTGACGGATCAGGATTGTAA